One part of the Entelurus aequoreus isolate RoL-2023_Sb linkage group LG05, RoL_Eaeq_v1.1, whole genome shotgun sequence genome encodes these proteins:
- the LOC133649701 gene encoding thialysine N-epsilon-acetyltransferase-like, whose protein sequence is MDFTIRPAAKSDCKDIWRLIRELAIYEKVVDEVVLSYEEFERDGFGKNPLFESLVAEVPEENKSKEGFTVVGVALFYYTYCTWKGRAVYLEDLYVMTEFRGCGIGKGLLSTLAKVAKEKLCTLLELDVLDQNSRSRAFYAAKGAWDVTAMDNWHTLRFDAVSLNKLANEAP, encoded by the exons ATGGACTTCACCATTCGCCCTGCAGCCAAATCAGACTGCAAAGACATATGGAGACTGATAAGG GAGTTGGCAATTTATGAAAAAGTGGTTGACGAAGTGGTCCTGTCTTATGAAG AATTTGAGCGGGATGGTTTCGGCAAAAACCCCTTGTTTGAATCTCTGGTTGCAGAAGTACCTGAggagaataaatctaaagaag GATTCACAGTTGTAGGTGTTGCCCTTTTCTATTACACATATTGCACATGGAAGGGACGAGCAGTCTATTTGGAGGATTTGTACGTGATGACAGAATTCAGAG GGTGTGGCATCGGGAAAGGTTTACTGAGCACACTTGctaag GTGGCCAAAGAGAAGTTGTGCACTTTACTGGAGTTGGATGTGTTGGACCAAAACAGTCGTTCAAGAGCCTTCTATGCTGCAAAAGGAGCTTGGGACGTTACCGCCATGGATAACTGGCACACCCTGCGTTTTGATGCAGTCAGCCTCAACAAATTAGCCAACGAAGCCCCTTAA